Below is a window of Tolypothrix bouteillei VB521301 DNA.
GATGATTTATCTTTATTAAAAGTTAATTTTTGATTTACAACAGTTTTCACCTAAATGAACTACATCCCTTGTAAGGGAGCAAGGCTGCTGCGCCCCTACAGCTGTTGTCTATTTACCTGAAAATGGCTGTAAAAATATGCAACAGGTTGTGTAATGTATATAGCCTTCTTTTTTTTCAATTATGTCCATCATGAAGGCATAACGAGTAGGTGTCTCAATACTATTGAGTAAACCTTGCAATACACTTGCACAAATTAGGAGCCAAATACTGATTGTTCCTGTTAAAGTAAGAATTGCTAAAGTTAATGAGAGAATCATCATGAGAAATTGTGCAGTAATAAGAATATTACGTCGATGAAACTGCTCTATCCAAATACCAGCTAAAGGGCTAACTATTAAATTAGGAACCTGACTTAGAAAACGAATTAAGCCTAGTAAAGCTACTGATTCTGTCTGAGAATAAACTAGCCATGCACAGGTAGTTTCTGTTATAAAACTACCAATCATAGATAAACTATGACCACTAAAAAATAGACGGTAATTTCTAGACTTAAAAGATTGCAAACTCTGGGTCACGCTCATGTTGACTAGCTGCCTCTCATGTTGATACCGATTTTTTGTCAAACTTTAATATCTGGAATTTTACTAAAAGCCAATCAATTTACCGTACTTTAGTATAAAAGTACTATTTGTGTCAATGTACTCAACCCAGATAATTAACGTAGGGTATGCAAACCCTGGCACGTCCGTCTTTTAAAAAATCCCCAGTTTCATCATCATGAGCCTTCTGATTTCAATTATGGACATACAAATGATGTCTTGGTATATCCCAGTGACGTTTCAATCCCTAATAAGGATTCGTATCAATTGCAACATATTTGTTAGCGGATACTTAGATTTGCCCATGTTTCAATCCCTAATAGGGATTCGTATCAATTGCAACCTTTGCACTTCTCTCTCGTTCCATCTTGCTAGTTCGTTTCAATCCCTAATAGGGATTCGTATCAATTGCAACCTTCGAGCGTTCAAAGTTTATGAAGTGGTTGAACAGTTTCAATCCCTAATAGGGATTCGTATCAATTGCAACCTTGAATTATTTTATCGCTATTGGGAAGGGGAAATATGTTTCAATCCCTAATAGGGATTCGTATCAATTGCAACTCAAACCTTTCTGTTTGTCGTGATAACTGCAATAAGTTTCAATCCCTAATAGGGATTCGTATCAATTGCAACCACCACTTATTAATTTTGCGCCTTTGCTGGGGCTGAGGTTTCAATCCCTAATAGGGATTCGTATCAATTGCAACGCGGATTGTGATCGCACTCTAAGCTCTAAAAAGAAGTTTCAATCCCTAATAGGGATTCGTATCAATTGCAACGGAATCTATGGGATTGTCAGGTAGAGGAAGAAGAGTTTCAATCCCTAATAGGGATTCGTATCAATTGCAACTTGCATCAATCCATGTCCTCGCAGGCTTCAATTTGTTTCAATCCCTAATAGGGATTCGTATCAATTGCAACCTGTTGTGCTTGGGATTGAATTGAGTTAGGCAGTGAGGTTTCAATCCCTAATAGGGATTCGTATCAATTGCAACATGCCAAGCGAGTAAACTTTGGCATCCTTTACATGGCGTTTCAATCCCTAATAGGGATTCGTATCAATTGCAACATTGAAGAGTTGGGTTTAATCAAAATAGCACCTGCCCGTTTCAATCCCTAATAGGGATTCGTATCAATTGCAACATGCTTGCCGCAGAAAGTTCAAAGCTCAGGGAAAAGTTTCAATCCCTAATAGGGATTCGTATCAATTGCAACGCTGGCTTTTGAAAGGGTTTGTGTATTTGGTTTTCAAGGTACGGTAGCGCGGATGTGTTTATGGTAACACGATTGAGACTGGTAGTGTCAAGAGAAAATGGCTGTAACCTTTACCTAGTGGAGAGCGCGGATGGGTAGTCAGAAAAATTTGGCTGTAACCCTGACGTACTCTGGCATGGAAGGTCTTTTTTGAGTTAAGCGTTTTTGAACACCTACCCACCCGCGTTTTTTAAAACATTTGTACTATCATAAATTCATCTGACTTCTCAATTGTACTCAACATTAGATGGGCGCGACCGCGATAAGCACATCTAAGGCTTGCGCCTTCATGCGATAAGCGCTCTTTCAGCTTGCGCTAAGAGCGATCGCACTTCAGCGACGAAGTCTTCAAATTTGAACACTTCGTTAGCTCTGCGGCGGTACATCTTCAAAGAATCTCTAAAACACTAGTATACTACACGACGAAAGTTTTTCGACAGTTTTGGATACCTGTAGAGGCGTTATGTGTAACATCTCTACTGATGGATTATTTCTGTCGCGTTGTACTAGAGCAAACAGTATTTGTTGCACAACTCTCAAAAAAAATAGCAAATAATTGATATATCATTCTATTTTCCCAACTGTGCTAATTAATAAAAAATTGATTTTGGTACTGTTTTTTTGAAAATTAAGCAGTTATTGAACGCGATCGCGTAGGGTAATATCATGTAAAAATCCACTGTACAAATAACAGCACAGATAGAAATTGTGATTATATCAATCAATTTATGCAATTTTCTTCGTTCTATTCTGGGATCATCAATGCTGCTAAAATGTTCAGCTATTGTCATCTTAGGTTTTAGTTTCATAACATTAATTATTAGGTCAATACCGCTCTTGTGTTGGCAGAAACACTTTTGGCTCTCCTAGACTAGGTATAAAAAATTAATAGTTGATATCGGGTTAAATCCTTACCTAGTAAGGGATTCAAGAGGAACAAAGCATATTTTTATTAAATCAAAGATTTAATTTGAAGAAAACCTTGTTATATCAACTGTTTTAGCTGTTTTTTAGTGTTAATTTATCAACCGAAGTCTGGGAGAGCCACACTTTTTCCCCTTTTTTATGTCTTTTTGTCAAGTACAATTTATACAAAATAAAGTGCGTTTACCCTGCTACTTATTTTACAAACCTTGAAGGCTACCAGCTTAATTCCTCTTTAAATAAGGGAATTACCACCCCAACTGCTTAATGATTTCATCGGCAAGATACAAAACATTGAACGGCTTGAAGATGACTCCAGCAATGTTGAAAGGGCACAATTCTAGCCGATCGTCTGATAGGTCGGTTGCAGTGAACAAAATCACTGGGATCGACTGCGTGATTGGGTTGGTCTTTAAAGTTTGCAGCAGAGCCAGCCCCTCCCCATCCAGATTGAGATCCAGCAAAATCACGTCAGGATGCTGCCCTTTTGCTTGCTCTAGTCCCGCTTCTACAGACTCAGATGTTAGAACCGTCCAACCCTTTAGTCGTTCTAGCGTAACTTTAACAATGCGGCTTAGTTCAGGTTCGTCGTCAACAACAAGAATGCATCGATCGCCATAAGAAGAGGGCATTATATTTAGGGTTACTCCATCTAGTTGGAACACGTTTTATCATGGAAATTTAGTCTGGTATTGGCAGCGTGAAGTAAAATTTGCTGCCCCTCTCTAATTCACTCTCTGCCCAGATGCGTCCGCCATGCAGTTGCACAATCAGACGACAGATTGACAGCCCTAATCCTGTCCCCCCCTTTTGGCGAGAATCAGACATATTAACCTGTTGAAACTGCCCAAAGATGGTTTCTAGCTTCTGACTTGGAATGCCCCGTCCCTGGTCGGTCACTTGAAATAAAACCTGTTGAGGTTGTGGTTCTACATTAACGGAGACGGTGGTTTCAGCAGGAGAAAATTTGACGGCATTGTTAATTAAATTCACCAGTACTTGCACTAGCCAATCCGGGTCTGCCCAAATTTGAATGTTTCCAGTGGACGATCGCAAATCAACCTGATTCGCTTCTGCCAGGTTTTGCACACTGGAGAATGTCTGTTGCACGAGAGTCGCCGCCTCACACCATTGCTTTTTCAGTTCCACCTGTCCTGACTCCAGTCGGCTCAGTGCTAGAACATCATTAACCAGTCGCACCAATCGCTCGATATTGTTGTTGGCAATGCCCAGCATCTCTTTCGCCGTTTGGGGATCGTCATCCAAAACTCCGGTTGCCACGAGTCCCAGCGCCCCCCGGATTGAGGAAAGCGGTGTGCGAATTTCGTGGCTGATGATGGAAATAAATTCACGCTTCATCCGTTCTAGCTCACGCTGTTGAGTGACATCCCGCACTATCAGCAGCCCGCCGTTATGCGTCTCACTGCCGCCGTGGAGCGGCGAATAGCGGGCTTCGATCCACTGGCGCTGTCTGGTTTTAGAGTGGGTAAAGTGAAAGTCGAAGGTCGTGACGGTTTTTTCTATGCCGGGATGAAAGCCTTGCAATATTTTAGCGTCCAGGAGAACAGCAAACACGTCTACTCCACGTCTGCCCATAACGTCTTCCTGCCGCAGTCCGGTCATCTGTTCCATTGCGGGGTTCCAGAGGGTGCAACAGCCGTCAGCATCAAAGGCAACAATGCCGTCTACGCTGCTGGTGATTAGCTGGAGCGATCGCTCCTGTTCTTGGCGCAGGGCATTTTGCAACCGCACCTGGGCAGAAATGTCACGCCCCTCAACGATCACCCAGAGGATTTGATGGGTCTCGATCGTGTAGATGGGTTTTGCGGATACATCAAAGGTGTGGAGGTTGTTACTGGCATCGAAAAGGTTGACTTCTTGATGGAAAAGCTGTCCGGCGGCAGCCTGATCGACTAACGTTTTGGCAATTTCCTGAAGTTCGGCGGTGGCATTCCAGGAGGGGAATTCCCAAAACGGTTTACCAATGACAGCCTCATGCTCAACGTCCGCGAAGGTGAGTGGATTTTGATTGGTTTCCAGCAACATTCCATCGGGAGTGAGCAAGCCGAGAAACTGGTACATTTGGTCGAAAACAGCTCGGAATTTGGCTTCGCTTTCCTGGAGGGCAATTTCCGCTCGTTTGCGATCGCTAATATCCAGCACAATCGCAACTATGGATTGAATGTGTCCGAAGGCATCACGAACGGGTGACACACTGTTGTTGACCCAAACTTCAGAGCCATCACTGCGGATGTAACGCTTTTCGACGGCAAAGTCAGTTTTCTGGGTGACAAGACGCTGGTATAAATCAAGGTTGTGGGGTAAATCATCAGGATGGGTAATATTCTGTATCCGCTTGTGTAATAGCTCTTCCCTGGAATATCCAGCGATCTCGCAATATTTCTGGTTGACCAGGATGAATTGACCCGACATATTGCATTGGGCAATGCCTGCGGTTGCCTGATTGACGATCGCACGGAACCGCTCTTCGCTCTCGCACAGTGCTTCCTCTGCTTTTTTGCGATCGGTGACATCCAAGGCAAGTGACAGGATAGATATTAACTCACCTGCCTCATTCCTCAAGACGGAGTTATACCACTCGCAGTAAACAATTGAGCCATCTTTGGTATAGTTGCGGTTGTACATCGTTTTGGATTGTTTATCCCCATTCACCAGGGGTTCAATGACCTCTCGGCGAGCGGTTGCTTCATCTTCAGCATAGACAAATCCCATATCGATCGGGCGTTTGCCAAGCACCTCCTGGCTTTTCCACCCAAAAACGTTTTCCGCCTGCGGTGACCATTGCACGACACGCGATTCAGAATCAAACTCCATCACAGCGAGTGGAGAGTTCATGACGTGATACGTCAGGCATTGGTGAGCGACACGCAGTGCCTCCTCAGACTGCTTGCGAGCCGTGATATCTCGATAGAAAATGCCAAGCCCCTCCTCAGAAGGGTAGGCGTGAATCTCCAGCCAGATATCAAAGCTGGGCGGCAAGTAGTAGTGATGCTCAAAGTGAACCGGAATCTGCTCCGCCATTGCCCGTCGGTACTGATGCTCTAGTTGGCTACCGACGGATGCGGGCCATTCCTCCCAGTGTGTTTTTCCCAGCACTTCTGTAAGTGGTTTGCCGTTGATTCGTTGCGCTGCTGCGTTTTGGTGGATAATTCGCCAGTCGCGATCTAAAGCAGTAAACGCATCCGTCATGCTTTCCAGCAACCGATTAATGCGGTTGTAGGCATCCTCAGCCTGCTGTTGAGCCGCCTCACTCATCAGCCGCAGTTCCCGCTCTTTCTGCGCCGCTTCTTGACGCATCCGAGCCATCTTGAGCGTTGTCTCAACTCGCGCCGACAGTTCCCGCGCCGAAAAGGGCTTGATTAGGTAATCATCCGCTCCGGCTGCCAGTCCTTCAATCCGCGATTCTTCTCCAGCTCGGGCAGACAGCAGAATGATTGGAATTTGTTGAGTGTCTGGGTTCGCCCGGAGCGCTTGTAACAATCCAAAGCCATCGAGGCGAGGCATCATCACATCGGTTAAGACCAAATCGGGCATCTGCTGCCGAATGGCGGCTAATGCGGCGACTCCATCAGACACGACTTCTACCTCATACTGTTGATTCAATAAACGCCTCATATAGTGGCGCATATCGGCATTATCGTCAGCGAGGAGGATGCGAGCAGGGAGGGCGGGTGAGTGGGTGGAAGATGGGTGGTGTTCTGCTTCACTCATCCACTCATCTACCCGTTCACTCCTTTCGTCTGGTAGCCAGCGCAACACTTCCGCGATATAAGGGGTAGCTCTTGTTTCTATTGAGGCAAATGAACGCTCTGCATTAATAAGTTGGGCTTCGCCGTGTTGTAACTGTAGACGATCGCCTGGCAAATGACTGTATCCCGTGGGAATTGATATCGTGAAACAGGTTCCCTGACCCACCACGCTACTGACCCAAATGCTGCCACCATGCAGCTTCACCAACTCCTGCACTAAGGACAATCCAATTCCTGACCCTTCATAGCTCCGTCCTGCTGCCCCTTTTACCCGATGGAATCGCTGAAAGATATGAGGCAGTTCTTCAGCGGGAATGCCCGTACCCGTATCTCGCACTTCTAGAATGACATGACTCGACGTTTGAAGCATTCTCCTCTCTTCCCATTGCAGACTGACGACAATTTCACCCTCAAAGGTGAATTTGAAGGCGTTGGAAAGCAAGTTGAGGACAATCTTTTCCCACATTTCGCGATCGACATACACAAGCTGAGGCAGTGGGGGACAGTTTACCCGTAACCGTAAATCTGCACGCTCGATCGCAGAGCGGAATACCCCTGCCAAATCGGTTGTTAACATCGCCAGGTCTGTTGGCTCGTATACTGCTTCAATCCGCCCTGCCTCAATCCGCGCGAAATCTAGCAGTGTATTGACCAGTTTCAGCAAGCGTTGGGCGTTACGATGGGCAACCTGGAGTTGGTGTTTTAGAGTTGGTGAGTCGGCGGGTAGGTAGAGCGATGGAGTCTCATCTATCCTCCCACTCCCCTGCTCCTCCCCTGCCCCACTCCCCTGCTCCTCTAAACTCGCCAGTGCATCTTCCAAGGGACCGAGCATGAGTGTCAGGGGTGTGCGAAATTCATGACTGACATTACTGAAGAAAACGGTTTTAGCGCGGTCTAGCTCCGCCAATGCTTCTGCCCGTTTCCGTTCTGCTTCGTAAGCCTCTGCATTGGCAATACTAGCTGAGATTTGCCCTGCCACCAAATCGATGAATCCTCGATAGTTGCCGTCAAACAGCCTGAACGGATTTAACCCAACCACCAAAATGCCCGCTTTTCCGGTCTGACCTGATGCAGCAATGGGTATGGAAACTGCTTGATGCGGTATTTGCTGCCAGGCACCCGTGGGTAAGTTGTCAAACGATGCTTCCAAATCTGTAATCAAGCAGGCTTTTGGGGTTCTGACAACCTCTGCAAGCTGCCAAACCAAATCATCGTCAAACGCAACGGCTTGAGGAACGGCAGGGTGGTCTCGATCAATACTAGATGTCCCTGCCAGAACAATCTGTTGTTGCTCCGGCTCGATGAGATAAATCATCGCAAAGGGAAGATCGTAAGGATTAGTTTCCAGGCAGCTTGCACTGAGAGTGCAGACTTCATCGAAAGTACGGGCATCTGCCGTTCTGGCTGCCAGTTCCTGCAACAGCGCTAACTGACGCTCACCGACAATGCGCTGGGTATCGTCCGTACAGGCGCAAAAGATACCGCCTGTGCCGCCACGATCGTCGGGGATGGGGCTGTAGGAGAACGTCACATAGGTTTCCTCTAGATAGCCTTTCCGCAACATGATGAACAACGACGCTTCGTCAAACGTTCCCTCATTTTTGCGGATCGCCGATTCTATCCGAGGTTCAAGTTGATCCCAAACCTCATGCCAGACGCGGGAAGCGGGAAGCCCCAGGGCTGCCGGATGTTTGTTTTGGAGGAAAAAACTGTAGGCGTCATTGTAGAGGTTAATCAAGTCTTCGCCCCACCAGATAAACATAGGTTGGCGCGATGTCAGCACAATGCGAAGAGCGGTCTTTAAGCTTTGTGACCAATGCTCTGGTAAACCTAACGAGGTTTGCAACCAGTCGGCATTACCTTCGGTACACGCGAAGCGTGCTCGCATCAGCGCACCCATTTCACCGCCACCTGCAAACAGTTGGTCTAACACAGCCTGTTCATTGGTCATGGCATGGCTCCTATTGTGAATACAGCCCTTCTCAGTTCACTTGTTTTCTCCTCAGGGTCAGATCTTTTCAACGGTGAATGAATCAGATAATTGTCTAGTTGTCCCAGTCGTTTCAAAATGCGCTGAATCAAATCGGCTTCTACAATTGGCTTCAAGACATAATCATCTGCTCCTACGGCTAATGCCTGATGTAGGGTATTAGCATCGGAATGCGCGGAAAGGAACAACACAGGTAACTGGCTCCAGTGCGGATCGCTCTTGACCACCTGGCATAATTCAATACCATTGAATCCTGGCATCGAGACATCCAGCAGCAGTAGATCCGGGCAGGTCACTTCCAGGAATTGCCAGAACAGAGTTGGGTCTGCTAAAGCCGTTACTTGAAACCCTCTCGGTTCCAGGTTGGCTTGCAGCCGTGTTAATAAGACTGAATCGTCATCCACAATCAGCAGTTTAGCAGCGATCGCCTCCATCGGGTTGAGAAGCTGAGTGACAACCTGGAACACTTCAGAGGGCATCGCGGGTTTTTGCAAAAAGGCATTCGCTCCCAGACGAGCCACTTCCACGCGCTTGCTCAAATCACCCTGCCCGCTCAGCACCACTACCGGAATCGTCGGGAACTGACGCTTAAGCTGTGCCAGTAGGGTTAACCCGCTTTCCGTGGTGTTAGAAAAGGTAAGATCCAGCACGATCGCATTCGGCATACAGGATTGTAGCCGCTCACGGGCACCGATCGGGTCGCTAGCCGTTTCCAGATGAACAGCCCAGTTAGGAGCCTCTGCCTGCATTGGCTCAAGCATGGTTGGGTCGTCGCCGATCGTAAAGACTATAGAGGACGCGGCGAGTACTTCTCGATTCCCCGTATCCCCGTACCCCCGTGTCTCCGTGTCCTCTTCTATCTCCATATCTCCGTGTCTCCGTGTCCCCGCGCCTTCGCTACTTGGCACAGCAAACATAGGCGATCGTTGGGTAATGCACCGGAGTTGCTGAAGCACCGTTTCGAGTTGAACCGCTGACTCGGATTGCAACACAGCCGTTGAGGAGTTTAAAACACGTTCGATCTGACGGGCAAGCTCTGCTGCGTGTGGAATGCCAAATGCTCCCAAAGAGCCAATGAGCCGATGAGCAATGGTTTGGGCATGCTGCCGCTGGTTGGGGTCGAGAGAGTTTGTTGTAAGGTGGGCGATCGCCTGCTCCAGCGTTGCGAGTTGTTCCTGCAATCGCTCCTGAAACCCTTGCCACATCTGCTGAATCGTTGCTACTGCAGCGGTATAGTCAGCATCCATACCGCTAGTACTATCACACTGGGAATGGTCAGACTGGGAATGAAGAGTGCCATTCCCTTCTTTTCTCATCTCTTCATCGTCCTGCCGCTCCTCAGGCAATGATCTCAATCGATATCCCAAACCATATAAGGTTTCGATCGGATTAGACGTTAGCCCTGCCATTTGGAGCTTTCGCCGCAATCCACGAATCTGGGTGGTGACTGCCTCTTCGCCCGGACATTCATCAATCGACCAAATGCGATCGAGCAGCGTTTGTCGATCGAAAATTCGACGTGGGTGCCGTAAGAATAACTCCAACAGTTTGTATTCCTTGGGCGTGAGGTGCAGAGGTTTACTCTGGCAAGTTACCTGACAATGATTTGGGTCAAGCTGCAACTCGCCCCAGCAGAGTACCTCCGTTAACTCAGTGTCGCCTCGTCGTAACAACGCGCGAATTCGGGCAAGTAGCTCCCATCGCTCGTAGGGTTTGGTGACATAATCATCGGCTCCTGCCTCAAAGCCTGCCACGCGGTCTGCCGGATCATCCTTCGCGGTCAGTAGCAAAATGGGGACACGCTGATTCTGCGTTCTCAGTTGCCGACAGAAGCTAATGCCATCCAATCCTGGCAGCATTACATCCAGCACAATCAGGTCATACTGGCTCGTCTCAACTAATGCCAGTGCTGATTTGGCATTATGAGCCGCATCGATCGTAAACAGTTGGGCTGACAAAAAGCTGACGAGGGCGGCTACTGTATCTCGATCATCTTCAACAATCAGAAGTCTCATACAACGAACCTTGCAGATTGCATCTTGCAAATCCCTAAGCTGAAGGAATACGCCAGGTTAGAGATTTCAGAGTGAACTGAGGCACCTGCCATCTTAATCTGGTTGCTATCAATTCCTTATCCTCCCAAAGGCTCAAAATATGTAAATTTTTATAAATAATTTCATTAGCAAATGACTATGATTTCCTCAGAAAGCCCTTATGTTCTCTTTTTAAGGTGTAGAAGCATCCATCTTCAAGCAGTGTGGAATTGTTTCAGCAACTCATCGAGCTACTTGGTGGATGCTAAGTAACAATATCCTTCTTTTTTAGATGTAACAAACAACTTCTTTAGATAACTTCTTTAGATGTAACAAATAACTGTTGCATCTAACACATAAGGGAACAGCGTACAAATAAAATTCTAGGTTAAAGGGAGTAGATGGGTGAATGAACGATCGCAGCAAAACCAGTTTCCAAACCCGTGTTTAACACCCTACAAAAACACATCAGCCCAGGATGGTTGATGGTGCTGATATTTCCCATCCTCATTTTGGATACATGGTTAGCGATCGAAACGCTCCAGTACTTTCAACCTCTGGTGGCGATCGTGATTCTGGCAGCACTTCTAGCATTCATCCTGAACTATCCCGTTCAATTTCTTCAGCAGCATGGTAACAGACACAGTATTGCAGCGGTTGTCGTCTTTCTCCTTACCTTATAGATCCTGATGGGTTAAATTATTATGTCTAAAATTTTG
It encodes the following:
- a CDS encoding PAS domain S-box protein; this encodes MTNEQAVLDQLFAGGGEMGALMRARFACTEGNADWLQTSLGLPEHWSQSLKTALRIVLTSRQPMFIWWGEDLINLYNDAYSFFLQNKHPAALGLPASRVWHEVWDQLEPRIESAIRKNEGTFDEASLFIMLRKGYLEETYVTFSYSPIPDDRGGTGGIFCACTDDTQRIVGERQLALLQELAARTADARTFDEVCTLSASCLETNPYDLPFAMIYLIEPEQQQIVLAGTSSIDRDHPAVPQAVAFDDDLVWQLAEVVRTPKACLITDLEASFDNLPTGAWQQIPHQAVSIPIAASGQTGKAGILVVGLNPFRLFDGNYRGFIDLVAGQISASIANAEAYEAERKRAEALAELDRAKTVFFSNVSHEFRTPLTLMLGPLEDALASLEEQGSGAGEEQGSGRIDETPSLYLPADSPTLKHQLQVAHRNAQRLLKLVNTLLDFARIEAGRIEAVYEPTDLAMLTTDLAGVFRSAIERADLRLRVNCPPLPQLVYVDREMWEKIVLNLLSNAFKFTFEGEIVVSLQWEERRMLQTSSHVILEVRDTGTGIPAEELPHIFQRFHRVKGAAGRSYEGSGIGLSLVQELVKLHGGSIWVSSVVGQGTCFTISIPTGYSHLPGDRLQLQHGEAQLINAERSFASIETRATPYIAEVLRWLPDERSERVDEWMSEAEHHPSSTHSPALPARILLADDNADMRHYMRRLLNQQYEVEVVSDGVAALAAIRQQMPDLVLTDVMMPRLDGFGLLQALRANPDTQQIPIILLSARAGEESRIEGLAAGADDYLIKPFSARELSARVETTLKMARMRQEAAQKERELRLMSEAAQQQAEDAYNRINRLLESMTDAFTALDRDWRIIHQNAAAQRINGKPLTEVLGKTHWEEWPASVGSQLEHQYRRAMAEQIPVHFEHHYYLPPSFDIWLEIHAYPSEEGLGIFYRDITARKQSEEALRVAHQCLTYHVMNSPLAVMEFDSESRVVQWSPQAENVFGWKSQEVLGKRPIDMGFVYAEDEATARREVIEPLVNGDKQSKTMYNRNYTKDGSIVYCEWYNSVLRNEAGELISILSLALDVTDRKKAEEALCESEERFRAIVNQATAGIAQCNMSGQFILVNQKYCEIAGYSREELLHKRIQNITHPDDLPHNLDLYQRLVTQKTDFAVEKRYIRSDGSEVWVNNSVSPVRDAFGHIQSIVAIVLDISDRKRAEIALQESEAKFRAVFDQMYQFLGLLTPDGMLLETNQNPLTFADVEHEAVIGKPFWEFPSWNATAELQEIAKTLVDQAAAGQLFHQEVNLFDASNNLHTFDVSAKPIYTIETHQILWVIVEGRDISAQVRLQNALRQEQERSLQLITSSVDGIVAFDADGCCTLWNPAMEQMTGLRQEDVMGRRGVDVFAVLLDAKILQGFHPGIEKTVTTFDFHFTHSKTRQRQWIEARYSPLHGGSETHNGGLLIVRDVTQQRELERMKREFISIISHEIRTPLSSIRGALGLVATGVLDDDPQTAKEMLGIANNNIERLVRLVNDVLALSRLESGQVELKKQWCEAATLVQQTFSSVQNLAEANQVDLRSSTGNIQIWADPDWLVQVLVNLINNAVKFSPAETTVSVNVEPQPQQVLFQVTDQGRGIPSQKLETIFGQFQQVNMSDSRQKGGTGLGLSICRLIVQLHGGRIWAESELERGSKFYFTLPIPD
- a CDS encoding MFS transporter; translation: MSVTQSLQSFKSRNYRLFFSGHSLSMIGSFITETTCAWLVYSQTESVALLGLIRFLSQVPNLIVSPLAGIWIEQFHRRNILITAQFLMMILSLTLAILTLTGTISIWLLICASVLQGLLNSIETPTRYAFMMDIIEKKEGYIHYTTCCIFLQPFSGK
- a CDS encoding response regulator — encoded protein: MPSSYGDRCILVVDDEPELSRIVKVTLERLKGWTVLTSESVEAGLEQAKGQHPDVILLDLNLDGEGLALLQTLKTNPITQSIPVILFTATDLSDDRLELCPFNIAGVIFKPFNVLYLADEIIKQLGW
- a CDS encoding response regulator; translation: MRLLIVEDDRDTVAALVSFLSAQLFTIDAAHNAKSALALVETSQYDLIVLDVMLPGLDGISFCRQLRTQNQRVPILLLTAKDDPADRVAGFEAGADDYVTKPYERWELLARIRALLRRGDTELTEVLCWGELQLDPNHCQVTCQSKPLHLTPKEYKLLELFLRHPRRIFDRQTLLDRIWSIDECPGEEAVTTQIRGLRRKLQMAGLTSNPIETLYGLGYRLRSLPEERQDDEEMRKEGNGTLHSQSDHSQCDSTSGMDADYTAAVATIQQMWQGFQERLQEQLATLEQAIAHLTTNSLDPNQRQHAQTIAHRLIGSLGAFGIPHAAELARQIERVLNSSTAVLQSESAVQLETVLQQLRCITQRSPMFAVPSSEGAGTRRHGDMEIEEDTETRGYGDTGNREVLAASSIVFTIGDDPTMLEPMQAEAPNWAVHLETASDPIGARERLQSCMPNAIVLDLTFSNTTESGLTLLAQLKRQFPTIPVVVLSGQGDLSKRVEVARLGANAFLQKPAMPSEVFQVVTQLLNPMEAIAAKLLIVDDDSVLLTRLQANLEPRGFQVTALADPTLFWQFLEVTCPDLLLLDVSMPGFNGIELCQVVKSDPHWSQLPVLFLSAHSDANTLHQALAVGADDYVLKPIVEADLIQRILKRLGQLDNYLIHSPLKRSDPEEKTSELRRAVFTIGAMP
- a CDS encoding AI-2E family transporter, with translation MFNTLQKHISPGWLMVLIFPILILDTWLAIETLQYFQPLVAIVILAALLAFILNYPVQFLQQHGNRHSIAAVVVFLLTL